A segment of the Marinomonas posidonica IVIA-Po-181 genome:
GTTACGCGCCCATGTCGCTCAAACACACTATTCATCGGGGTTACTGGCCGCCATTAAAGACCCCTATTTGCAACCGCTATTAATTGCGTTACATAAAACGCCACAGAAAAAGTGGAGTGTGGAATTGATGGCCAAAGAAGCCGGATTGTCGCGGACAGCGTTCGCCAAACGATTTAACAACATACTGGATAACACGCCGATGAATTACTTACATCAACATCGAATGGAGCTGGCCGCAACCAAACTAAAAGAGACTCAAGCTAATGTTGAAACCATTGCTCAGGATTTGGGGTATGCGAATAGTCAGCACTTTAGAAAACACTTTTTACGCACTTATCAACAATCACCAAGTGCATACAGAAACTCATCGTCTTAAGGTGCTTCGTTCTTTTTTACAGTACCCTTTTGTGCGAGGCGAAATAAAGATACATCATCGTATTTACAAGACACTTTGCTCTTTTTAAAAGTAGTGTTTTGGGTGTTAGCTAGGCCCCATGCTAGGCAAGAAGCTTTACAGGGAGATAATGGATTAGGACAATGCAGTGGCTGTTTCTTGTCACCAATAAGCTTGCTCGAACCTTCCCTAAAAAAACATTTCTATGCCTTCATGTTAATGTAAATAAATGAAAATATACTTTATGGAAAATGCTTTTAAACCAATAATCTAATGCAACTCTCCAGCTTTTTAAAGCAAACGTACTCTAGTGCGAACCCCTTATGTTCCCATTAGAAAATAATCAGGATTGATTCAATGACAAGCAAACCGTTCCGTTGTGCCGCTCTGTTATGCATCAGCAGCGCCTTGGTCGCTTGTAGTAGCTCACAAGAAAGAGTGGATTACGCTGATCTGGCGCAGCAAGAGTTCGAGAGCACCAAGATCCAAGCCAGCCAATGGCAATCCTTGGATCAAGCGGGCGAAATCAGTTACCTTACCGATTTAGTTCAAAGTGATGAACTGGGTCAGCTCATTAAAGAAGCCTTAGCGGCCAATCCAAGCCTGCAAAAAACCGCACTGACCCTACAGGCAAGCTTATGGGAACTAAAAAAATCCCACGGTGCAAATTTGCCCTCAGTGGATGCCAGCGTCGGTGTCAGTGAAGAGAAAAACAGTGAGACTGACTACTCTGCAAAAATCAGTGTCAGCTGGGAATTGGACTTATGGCAGAAACTCGCGAATGCGGAGTCAGCTTCGGCAAAAAGTCTCGCCAGTGATGAAGCCTTATACCAATCCAGCCAAGACACACTAGTGGCGAGTGTCATGAAGACGTGGCTCTCTTTGACCGCCAAGCAACATGCCATAGAAATAGAAACTAAACGCTTAAACCTGTTAGAAGCCAACGAGCAACTGATCGTCAAACGCTTCAAAAGTGGCATGGATAATCTTGAAACATTAGACGAAGCACGCACCTCTACGTCTCAATCTCGTGCGACCTTGGCACAATACCAAGAAAACCTGCAGATTCAAAAACGTGAATTACAAACCTTATTGGGCCGTAACACGCCACTGATTTTATCTCCCCAACAGGAGTATCCAGAAGTCAGCTATTCCTTATCCGGTTTACCCGAGCAAAACCTACAACGCCGCCCGGATTTAAAATCGGCCTATTTGACCATAGAAGCCGCAGATTTAAGCACCCAAGTCGCCTATAAAGACATGTTGCCTTCCATTAGCTTAAGCGCTGCCCTTTCGGATGCGGCAGAATCGCCTCGAATGGCCTTATTTACGTCCCCTATTTGGAGCTTGGCAGCGCAGTTAACCCAACCTCTTTATCAAGGAGGTCAATTAAAAGCCGCAGCAGAAGTGGCCAAGCTGCAAACAGCGCAAGCCTTTCAAGGCTATCGAGATACACTATTAACCGCAGTGAACGAAGTCAAAGACGCATTAGGTCAAGAAAAAGTATTACAGCAACGCTTAACTCATATTCGCAACGCGTTACAAAGTTCGCGTAGCAATTTAACCCAATATGAAACCAAATATCGCAATGGTTTGGTGGCGTTGAGCGATCTTATTTCCGCGCAAACCACCATGTTTGATCTTGAAGCACAGCTTGACGAACTGATCTATGAGCATTTGGCAAACCGAATTACCTTAGGGCTGGCATTAGGACTTGGAGTAAAACCAGAATGAAGCATTATTCACGCTGGATCATACTAGCATTATCAATTGTTTTGGCGGTGGCCAGTTACTTTTACATTGACAGCAAATTGAATACCGACAAATTTGCAGGACAAATGGGCCAAGGTCCATCAGGTCGAGGTGGTCCAGATGGGCCAAGAGGTGCGCCCGGTCCGGGGAAAGGCCCAACCATGTCTGATAGCAGAGCCCACCAAGATACTAACAATGATGAAAGTGCCGTTAAAGTATCAGTCATCAAGGTGCAATCCGGCGAATACGCCCCTATTATCCAAGGTACTGCAGTTACCGCTCCACGCTACTCTCTAACACTAACCAGTCAAGTAAGCGGTGAAGTGATTGAAATCTCGCCGCAACTGGAAGCCGGAAAACGCGTTAAACAAGGTGATGTGTTAGCGGTTTTGCGTAATCGCGAATTAAACAGTGCTGTTGCCAGCGCAGAAAAAACCTTAGCCAGCGCAGAATTAGCTTTAAAAGAAGAAGTTCGACAAGGTGACCAAGCCAAAGCAGAATGGCAAGCCGCTGGTTTTACCGATCAACCCGACTCCGATCTGACATGGCGTATTCCACAATTGGCCGAAGCCAAAGCCGAAGTCAATTCCGCTAAAGCCGCCCTTATGGAAGCCAGAGAAAACCTGCAACACACCAAAGTTGTGGCCCCATTTAATGGGTTAGTCACAGCCCGCACTATCTCGCCCGGCTCTTATCTGAGTTCCAGCAGTGAAATTGCGACGTTATACAGTACCGACCGTGTGGAAATCACATTGGAGCTGGCCAGTTCAGATTGGGCGAAATTGCCTGACGCGAAAGCACTTCTTGCTGGTGATTGGCCCGTCACAGTAAAGAGTATTGATAGTCAAGCAAGCTGGGCTGGAACGGTGATCAGTGTCGGCCAACATATAGACACCACCACTCGCATGCGCAGTCTGAATCTAGCGGTGGAAGCGCCACTGGATCAAGCCTCCCCTTTATTACCGGGCGCGTTTGTGACGGTTGAACTGCAAGGTAAGACCCTGCAAAACTTGTGGAAATTACCCAATTCAGCCTTAAGCCAGCGAGGGGACATTTGGTTTATAGACGAGAACCATCGTCTCGATTACTTCCCTACTACGCCATTATTCGTTGATGCTCAGTATACCTATATCTTAGTACCAGAAATGATGCGAGACACCCCTTATTCGGTACTGACCAAACCCTATAACAGTTATCAGAAAGGCACCCTAGTTGACGCCATGGAGCAAACTGAAAAATGAGTCCGAATGATCAACAAAGAGGCATCATTGCTTGGTTTGCTGGAAACCCAGTAGCCGCCAACTTACTAATGATTTTTATCATTACTTTGGGGGTGATCAACATAGGTTCGTTAAGCAAAAAAAGCTTCCCAACCTTACCTCCAAATGGCATAGACATTGATGTCAGTTACGACAGCGGCTCAGCCAAAGCCACTGAAGAAAGTGTCACTATTTTGATTGAGCAGCAATTGGAAGGCTTAGAAGGCATCGACAATGTCATGTCGACTTCCACTAGCAATGGCGGTTCAGTCAATGTTGAGATCAAAGACGGATACGATCTGGATGAAGTCTTTAATCATATCAAAGACAAAGTAGATGAAATCTCCTCGTTCCCAAGTGATGCCGATCCTGCGGTTATCACCAAAGATACCCGTTCTGAATTGGCCATTATCATTCAGTTATTCGGCGACACAGATCGTCGAACCCTGCAAAATGCCGCCTACGATTTAAAAACCGAGCTGTTACTAGACAAAGAAATCAACTCGGTGTCCATTTCTGGCTGGCGTGATCCGAGCATGCTAATTAAGATCGATAAAAATCAGCTAGAAGCTTACGATCTCACCCTAGCAGATATCAGTACCGCGATTAACACTGAATCCGCCAGCGCATCGGTTGCAACACTGAGCAACGAGGACCTGTACCTCAAAGTCAGCACATCCGAACAAGCGTATTTCAAACAAGAGTTTGCACGCATTCCCATCAAAACCAGCAGTAGCGGAGCCGAGCTGACACTCAGCGACATCGCTAACATTGAAGACGCGTACGATGAAGACGACTTCGTCTTGTCACGCTTTAATCAGCAAAACAGCTTGTCACTGCGCATTAATACAATCGGCAAGGACGACATCATCAACACAGTGGAGGCCACTAAAAAGCGTGTTGAAAACTGGCAAGCATCGGGGAAACTGCCTTACAAGGTTGAATTGACCACCTGGAATGACCGCAGTGAATCCATTAACCAACGTCTTGAGCTAATGGTGAAAAACGCCATAACTGGGGTGATTCTAGTCTTTGTACTACTTGCCATATTTCTCAACATCACAGTGGCTTTTTGGGTGGCAGCGGGCTTGCCTTTTATTTTCTTTGGCACACTCTTTTTAATGGGCACCAGTCAGGTTGATTTAACCCTGAACATGATCACCACCTTTGGCTTTATTCTGGCCTTGGGTATCGTCGTGGATGATGCTGTAGTGGTTGGCGAGAACATCTATTCGGTGCGCTCACGAGATGGCGACACCCTCAACAACACCATCAAAGGTACGATGGAAGTCGCTGTGCCTACGCTATTTGGCGTCTTTACCACAGTGGCCGCTTTTTGGGCCCTGTCCAACATTGATGGTCGTTTAGGAAAAATTTATTCACAATTTGCCGAAGTCGTGGCCATTTGTTTAGTGTTGTCTATCATTGAATCCAAAATCATTTTACCCGCGCACTTATCACACTTGAATACGCACAAAGCGCCCGCTAAAAATTGGCTTGCAAAATGGTGGGGGATGGTACAAAAAGGCGCCGATGGCGGTCTGCAGTTTTTTAGCCATCGCATGTATAAACCCTCTATTGAATTTTGTCTGAGTCACAGATACGCCATGAGTTTGATCTTCATCAGCATGTTTGCTTTGGTGATTTCTATGCCACTCACGGGTGAAATTCGCACCAGCTTTTTCCCTCGTATTCCTGGCGACACAGTGCGAGCCTCCTTGACCATGTTAAGTGATGCGAGCTATGGCCAAACCGAAAAAGCCTTGATCAAGATAGAGCAAAAAGCCTATCAGGCGGACAAAAATCTCACCAAAGCAGCTCATGCCAAACTGGCCGATCAAATGGATTTGCCAAGCAGTTATTTGAAAAACATTGAAACCTACACTTCCAGTGATCAATCAGGCAGTTTCCGTGTCGAATTGGTTAATGGTGCGCCCTATTCATTGACGCAGTTTTCTACCGAATGGCAGCGCTTAGCAGGCACACCAGAAGGGGTAAAAAGTTTGCGCATTCGTAATGGTCAAAATGGCGCCGTGGATGCACTTAATGTAGAACTCGCCAGTTCTAATGCCACATCACTTGACGAAGCGTTGAATACACTGATCGAAGCGTTAAACCAAGTCCCTGCGGTGACTGGCATTGAAAAGTACGATACACCTCCTGAGTCTCGCTTAGAATTAAGTTTGAGCGAGCAAGGTCGCTTACTGGGTTTGAGTACCTCCGAATTGGCCAGTCAGGTAGCCAGCAACTTTGATGGCACAGAAGTGCAGTCATATCAAAGAGATAATGACGAAATAGAAGTTCGCATTGGCTATCCAGAAGCGCAGCAAGAGTCACCAGCGGCCATAATGAACACTAAGATTACGCTTGATAATGGCTCACGTGTGCCCCTAGATACGGTGGCAACATTAGGACAGATTGAGGTGCAAACTGAGATCATCCGTATTGATGGTAAGCGTTCTTACTACCTGTCAGCCGAAGTCGATAAAGACATCATGTCTTCAACCGAAGTGGTTGAATTGCTACAACAATCAACCATGCCGAACATCAAAAAACAATTTTCAGAAGTGGATTTTAGCTTTTCAGGAGAAGCAGAAGAACAAGCGGAAACACAATCTTCTTTGTTTAAGATGTTTATGTTGGCGTTGTTAATTATCTATGCCTTGCTGGCCATTCCGTTGAAATCCTATAGCCAGCCAATCATCATTATGATGGCCATTCCCTTTGGTATCATTGGCTCTTTATTAGGCCACTGGATGAATGGACTTGCCTTGAGTATCTTCTCATTAAACGGCATTTTGGCGTTAAGCGGCGTAGTGGTAAACGACAGCTTATTACTGGTTTCCCGTTACAACGATTTGCGCCAAGAGACCATTCACATTCGCCGCGCTATCATCATGGCTTGCCAAAGTCGCTTACGTGCCGTGTTATTGACCTCGTTCACCACTTTTGCAGGTTTAGCGCCCATCTTGTATGAAACATCACGTCAAGCTCAAGCTTTGATTCCGGCAGCAGTTTCGCTAGGTTACGGCATTATGTTCGCCACTCTGATCACCTTGGTACTAATGCCAATTCTCTTGATGATCAAAGAGGATGTGGAAAACGTGATCAAGCGCATCAAACGCAAAATGACCCCAAAGTCGGATGTACCTGTTTTGTAACCCCATTATTCGCCTTGGGAAAATGAAAAGAGACATACACCCCAATGCTGACAACAGCATTGGGGTGTATGTCTCTAGGAAAAGGACTAGGACTAGGATTAGACCTTAAAACGTGCCACCAATTCGTCAAGACTACTGGACAATTCACGTAGTACTTTACTGTTGTCTGAGACATCATTTGCTGTCGTGACACTGGTTTCAACCGAATTCTGAATCCCCGTCACATGACTCGCGACGTCTTCAATCGCGAGCAATTGCTGCTCTGTTGAGATGGCTACTTGCTGATTAATGGCATTCATGGTTTTCACTTGCTCAGCAATGCTGTTTAACGAGGCTTGCGCTTCTTGCATCGACTCTACGCCTTCTCCCGCAATTTTCTGCCCCGCCTGAGATGCTGCTAGGGCTTTGCGAGATTCCGTTTGCAACTGATCAATCATCTTCTGAATTTCATCCGTAGATTGTGCCGTTCGTTTGGCAAGATTACGAACTTCATCAGCCACCACAGCAAAACCACGACCGGCCTCACCTGCTCGTGCTGACTCAATCGCCGCATTCAATGCCAATAAATTGGTTTGTTCAGAAATATTGCGAATAACCTCAAGAATGCTGCCAATTTGCTCAGAGTTTTTCGCCAAATCTTCGATGACTTGCGCAGTCTTCTGGCTTTCCGACGCTAGGTTCTCTACAGTTGCTTTGGCCGATGACACCACATTTAGACCAGAAGTCACTTCACCTTCTACTTGGTTAGCACTCTTCGCAGCTTGCGCGGCATTTCCAGACACTTCACGTACAGACGCTTCCACTTCATGAATCGCGGAGGCAACCATAGAGGTTCGTTCGCTTTGCCCTTTAGCATCAGATTGCATGGTATTGGCCGAACTTAGCATCTGTTCTGAAGCATTATTAAGCTGAGCACTCGTTTGGCTCACTTGTATCACCATGTTGTGAATGACACTCACAAATTTATTAAAGCCAGAACCGATATTGGCTAACTCAGCTGGACCTTTATCGTCCAGTCTGTGCTTCAGGTCACCATCGCCTTCGCCAATTTCGGTTAGATTATTGGCCACTACTTGCAGTTGTTTAACCAGCTTTGTACCCAAAAATAAAGCCGCGAAAACAGTGATGATACTTAAAATGATTCCCATAATAAGCAAAGAATGCCCCATGGTAGTCACGCCACCAAACACGGCTTTATGCGGAATCTCCGCCACTAAAGTCCAGCCCATCGCCGGAATGTATTCACTGGCCAGTACTGAATTATCAGACATGATGATGTTCAAGCCATCGCGTTTCAACAGTGTCTTACCAATTTCATCGCCATATAAATCTGTAACTTTGGTATTTTCTAAAAGAGACTCATTCCGGTGGACTTTAAGCGTACCATCAGCGGAGACTAGATAAACAAAGCCACTACCGTTAAAGGTAAAACTGTTTAAATAAGCGGTCATCTTCTCTAAGTTCATACCAAAACCCGCTAAACCACGGCCATTAACGTTTTGATAATTCACAAAGAGTTTCACTTCACCACTAGATTGACTGCGATACACACTGACATTGCGATCATTCGCCGACTTAGTGAAATCAAAGAACCAAGTATCGCGCTCTGGCGACAGAGTCCGTAAGAAACCGTCTTGGTTCCAATATTTAGCCGTTTGACGATCCGCCCAAGAAGCCGTATCTAATCCTAATTGATTTTTAATATTGCCAAGTAAGTCAATCAGCTTCGCTTCGTTTGCTGGATCAAAACCTTTTTCAGCCCAATCTAAAATCAATGGATTATTCGCTAAGGTTTGCGCTGTTGCAGCAAGGTTCTCAATCTGATTTTCTACCTCGATTTTAATCTGATTAATTTGAGCGGGTAACTCCGTATTGGTGGTTCGCTCTAACATGACCGATCTGGCTTGATAAAAGCTTAATAATCCCATGGAGATGGTTGTAATCAGAACCACTGCCACAAATGCATATATAAGTCGTATTTTTAAAGACACGTATAGAAATCCTTTAATATCGCTAGGTTGAAAAATCAATACTGACCTTTTGGTCAATTGTTATAGTAAATCATTTAAATTAAAATTTAATGACTTTCTAACCATCGCGATCCATGACCACCGAGAATTTTCTATGAAAAACCTATTTTATTTTGTCCTTTTAATAAATCTTGTTGGTTTACAAGCATCTTGCACAACAAAAGGCGTTTATGAAGCCCTCCAAGATAATCACCAGAATTACTGTCAACAATATCGTGGCCAGCAACAAGACGATTGTCAGTCAACTTATCGTCAATCTTATGAGGAATATCAACACCAATGGGAAATCTCACCTTAAAAGTGTCTTAATCTCACAAAAAAGCCCCCATTATTAAAAAAATTTGAACGGCATGACTGAATTAAAATTCCTCTTACAGGTTAAACCCAGAAACCCTATTGCGATAAATTTATTTTGCTCTATCCTTTTGAAACATAAATTCAGAATAAACAAAAAAAAGAGTACAAAATGAACTTAGATGAAACAGACTTGCAACTTCTTGCCTTAATTCAAAGCGATGATAGTATTTCTACAGAAGCCATGGCTCAACAAGTTGGATTATCAAAAACCCCTTGTTGGCGACGTATTCAACGCTTAGAAAAATCAGGTTATATCAAACGCCACGTGGCGTTATTAGACCCTGAAAAACTTGAATTGGGGGTGTCTGTATTCGTGCAGGTCAAAACCAATCAACACGACGCGGATTGGGCAAGTGAATTTGCCAACGTCGTTGCGCAATTCCCCGAAGTGGTTGAATTCTATCGCATGGCAGGAGAATACGATTATTTGCTTCGTGTCTTAGTCAAAGATATTCCGGCTTACGACCAATTTTATAAACGCTTAATCAGTGCCACTGCGTTAACAGATGTGACATCCAACTTCGCCATGGAACAAATCAAATGGACCACGGAGTTACCTTTACCTCTAGCCAATCAAGAATAGAGGGCATCTGTCGATCATGGCAAAAATAGGACAAATTCATGATAACGACAGACTTCTCTCATGTACCATCGACTCATCAAGCGGAAGCAAATTCGGCTCTCATTAGCCAAATTCGCAACAGCATTATTGGTGCTCAGCAGACAATTGATACCCCTTTTGGCAAACGTAAATTAACCTATGCGGATTACACCGCATCGGGTCGAAGTCTGGCCTTTATTGAGGAATTCATTCAACAACAAGTCTTGCCCTATTATGCCAATACTCATACCGAGGCTAACGCAACAGGTCAACAAACCACCGCCTTTAGAGAAGAGGCTAGACAACAGATTCGCCGTTCCGTAAAGGCCAATGATGAGGATCTAGTGATTTTTTGTGGCAGTGGTGCCACCAGCGCCATTAATACCTTGATCAGTCAATTAGGATTAAGAACACTGGATAAGGCCGACAAAAAGCAATGCGTCATTTTTATCGGACCCTATGAACATCATTCAAATGAATTGCCTTGGCGAGAGCTAGGTTTTCAGGTCATTCGCATTCCAGAAGCAGAACAAGGTGGCGTCTGCTTAAGCACTCTTGAAGCACAACTAAAACGCCATCAAGGCAAACGTATGATTGGCAGTTTCAGTGCGGCTTCGAATGTGACTGGCATCCTTTGTGATCAAACCGCCATTACCAGCTTGCTGCACGCTTATCAGGCTTTGGCTTTTTGGGATTTTGCCGCGGCGGCGCCTTATGTCGCAATGGATATGAACCCAAGCGACCATCCTCAAGCACACAAGGATGCGATCTTCTTTTCACCGCACAAACTGATTGGCGGTCCAGGCACACCGGGCATACTGGTGGTGAAAAAGGCCATCATTACCAATCAAAAACCCAGCCATATTGGTGGCGGCACAGTATCCTTTGTGACGCCACAAGATCACACCTTTTTACCCATTAGTGAAAGACGCGAGGAAGGTGGAACCCCCGCCATCATAGAATCCATTCGAGCAGGTTTGGTGTTCCAATTAAAAGAAGCCGTGGGTGATCACATCATTGAGGCAAAAGAGCAACAGCTGGTGAATATGATCCATCAGCATTGGGCGCTTAACCCCAATATCGAACGTTTAGGCCATCATGATGCAGAACGTTTGTCGATCACGGCGTTTCGCATCAAAACACCATTAGGCTATTTGCATCATGGCTTTGTGACAGCCCTATTAAACGATCTGTTTGGTATTCAAGTACGAGGAGGTTGTTCTTGTGCAGGGCCTTATGGCCACGCTTTGCTTAAGATTGACGAGCAGAAATCCGAACACATTCAACAGGCTCTAGAAGCCGGTGAAAAACTGCTAAAACCAGGTTGGGTTCGCTTTAATCTGAACTATTTCATCTCTCAAGCTGAAGCTCTTTTTATCTTACAGGCAATTGATTTCATCACGGAACATGGTCTAACTCTGCTGCCCTTTTATGCCTATGATAACACCAAAGATTTATGGCGTTTTCAAAATCAATCACAGCACACACTCAGTTTAAACAGCCTTTTCCAAGCACCAAGTGGGCAAGGTAAAACGCTCACTAACACCGAGCACACTGAGTTTCAACGCTATTTAAAGGAAGCAGAGCAACTCGTCGCCACTTGTCAGAATACGCAAACCCCTCAATATTCTTGGCAACAACAAGAATTTAATGACGACTTTGCAGTATTAAGGGACTTTGTATTAGTGCAAGATCTTGTATGAGATTCTTCAGGCAGGGATGCCATGAATCAATCCTTTACTTGTAATGGCATTCCAACCCGAATCACACCCGAGCGAACGACGTTCGCTCGCAGACCGCCGCGATGCAGCCAGGCTTTAACCACTTGTGGTGGCGTTAAGGTGTCATTGGCTAATAGACGTCCAAGAAAAGCACAAGGTTCACACAACTCCACACCATAAAATTCGGTCTCACCAATCCAAAAGGTTTTGCCCACTAACGCATTTAATCGCACACCATCCGTCACCACATTACGGCGGGTTTCCGATAACGCGATGTGTTGCTCAAAATTTCGATTAAAGGCTTAAATTTCTTCCTTTTCAACAAAGGTGATATTGGGGCCGTCATGCCCTTTTTTACCGTAATAACGATCTCCCACAATGCCTTTTCCGGCATCGACCTTAACAGCATCAATCGCCATTTGCGCTTGCTTGGCATTTTTCGCCACAAAAATAGCTTCAATCATGTCGGTCCTTCACTCAATCAACACAGACATTCGACGATAGGGAATGTCACCTTTATAAAAACGCTCACCCGATTTTGTCATGCCGAATCTTTGATATAAAGAGCATGCACTTTCTCTGGCATCACACCAAAAAACACGGACGCCACTCGCTTTCAGATCGTCAAGGATACGATGTAACACAAACTGACCTATGCCCTGCCTCTGATACGTTTCTAAGGTGGCGAATTTTCTTAGCCTTGCCGAGTCTTGCTGAATAAAAACAGAGGCCACGCAAACCAACAAACCTTGCAGATATACACCATAGTGCTCACCTTGAGCATCTTCTTCAACACGGCATTTCTCTAGGGTTTTATTTGGCCACAATACTTGCTGACGTAATGGCAAAGCCGTCTCAGCCTCAATTTTTCGAATTATTAAGCCTTCTTGTGACACGATAACCACTCCAAATCCTGATAGGGTGTTTCTTTTAACGAGGCTAAACGGGATGACAAAGAGCCAAGGTGAAATTCCAATTGATGACCATCAGGGTCTCTTACATACAAGGAGTCCCCTTCACTTTGGTTGGTTTGCCAAATATCCAGTGCTGGATTATTACGCATCTCAGCCAAGGAAGCCGCATCAATGTTGAACGCGTAGTGGGTATAATGTTCGCTCACCTCCTCTTTTTTATCCAAACACAAGGATAAGCACAGCCAGGCACTC
Coding sequences within it:
- a CDS encoding GNAT family N-acetyltransferase, with protein sequence MSQEGLIIRKIEAETALPLRQQVLWPNKTLEKCRVEEDAQGEHYGVYLQGLLVCVASVFIQQDSARLRKFATLETYQRQGIGQFVLHRILDDLKASGVRVFWCDARESACSLYQRFGMTKSGERFYKGDIPYRRMSVLIE
- a CDS encoding aminotransferase class V-fold PLP-dependent enzyme, giving the protein MITTDFSHVPSTHQAEANSALISQIRNSIIGAQQTIDTPFGKRKLTYADYTASGRSLAFIEEFIQQQVLPYYANTHTEANATGQQTTAFREEARQQIRRSVKANDEDLVIFCGSGATSAINTLISQLGLRTLDKADKKQCVIFIGPYEHHSNELPWRELGFQVIRIPEAEQGGVCLSTLEAQLKRHQGKRMIGSFSAASNVTGILCDQTAITSLLHAYQALAFWDFAAAAPYVAMDMNPSDHPQAHKDAIFFSPHKLIGGPGTPGILVVKKAIITNQKPSHIGGGTVSFVTPQDHTFLPISERREEGGTPAIIESIRAGLVFQLKEAVGDHIIEAKEQQLVNMIHQHWALNPNIERLGHHDAERLSITAFRIKTPLGYLHHGFVTALLNDLFGIQVRGGCSCAGPYGHALLKIDEQKSEHIQQALEAGEKLLKPGWVRFNLNYFISQAEALFILQAIDFITEHGLTLLPFYAYDNTKDLWRFQNQSQHTLSLNSLFQAPSGQGKTLTNTEHTEFQRYLKEAEQLVATCQNTQTPQYSWQQQEFNDDFAVLRDFVLVQDLV